CCTGTGGAGGAAGACCACGTTACCTTTGTCCTCGGTTACGGCTACGTTGAAGTTCCGGACGCGAGGCAATTTTTCGGATAGTTCAACGAGTTCGTGGTAGTGGGTCGCAAACAGCGTCCGGGCACCGATCCGGTCGTGGATGAATTCCACCACGGCGCGCGCTATAGCTAGCCCGTCATAAGTAGAGGTGCCACGGCCGATCTCGTCGAGGATCAGGAGGCTTCTGCGCGTTGCGCTCGATAGAATTGCCGCCGTTTCCACCATCTCGACCATGAATGTGGACTGCCCCGAAGCCAGGTCTTCGCGGGCGCCGATTCGGGTGAAAATCCGGTCGCAAATGCCGATTTCAGCCCTGGCAGCGGGCACGAACGAGCCCACCTCTGCCATCAGAACGATGATCGCGGTTTGCTTCAGGTAGGTGGATTTGCCAGCCATGTTGGGGCCGGTGAGGATTATCACCTGACTTCCCTCGTTCTCGAGGGTCAGGTCGTTGCTGATAAAGTTGCCCGGGCCAACGCACAGTTCGACCACCGGATGACGACCGGCGGTTATCGCGATGGGCCCCTGGTCCCTAATCTCGGGTTTAACATATGAATTGGCGGCAGCGGTTGCGGCAAATGACGTGAAAACGTCCAACCGGGCGACGGCATCCGCCAGGGTGAGGAGGGCATCCGCTGATTGGCCGATCTGGCCAAGAATTTGGCGATAAAGGGAACTCTCGATTTCAGCCAAGCGTTCTTTTGAACTCAGGATTTGCGCTTCGTATTCCTTGAGCTCAGGGGTTACGTAACGCTCGGCGTTGGCCAGGGTCTGCTTGCGGATGAAACGGTCGGGGACCTGGGCTAAGTTTGCCTGAGACACTTCCAGATAGTAGCCGAAAACCTGGTTATAGCCGACCTTCAAATTCTTGATGCCGGTTTTGACTCTTTCCTCAGCCTCCAGCCTGGCAATGAAGCTTTTGGCATTTGTGGCCAGGTCCTTGATCTGATCGAGGTCGGCGGAAAAACCGGAGCGGATGACGCCGCCTTCACCGACGGCGGAGGAGGGTTCGGGTTCGACGGATTTTTCGATCAAAGAGATGAGATCGGGGTGTTCTTTCAGTTCGGACCTTAATCCCTCGAGCGGTGCCCCGCGGAGCGCCCGCGCCAGTTCCGGGACGGCCTCCAGGCTGCGCTTTAAGGCAATCAGTTCTCTCGGCAAAGCGGCAAAGTTGCGAATTCGGTTGGCCAACCTTTCGATGTCGGCGACGGGCTTTAACCACCGGGAGATTTCCTCACGGGCGGCGTTGTTGCTCAGGATAGCCTCGACGATCATGTGCCGTTCGATAATTTTCTTCGAGTCGAGCAGGGGCTGCCCAAGCCACCGGCGCAACAGACGGGCACCCATCGGTGATTTGGTGGAATCAAGGACCCCGAGCAAAGAACCGGCGATGGCACCGGTGGTGGCGTTTTTGAATATCTCAAGGTTGTTTACTGTGTTCTCGTCAAGAGCCATGTATTCGCCGGTCGAATAGGCTGAAAGATGGCTTAAGCCTGCGATTGAATCTTTATTAGTCTCTTTTAGATATGCGACGATAGCCTCGGCAGCGGAAACAGCCAGAGGCCAGTGTCCTACACCGTAACCTTCGAGGGTGGCGACGCCGAAATGCTCTTTAAGCAGATCGGCTGCCGTGGCATTATCGAATCGATAAGAATCGAGTTCAGAAACCGGTACGGGCGATGAAGGCCGGTAGCCGCAACCTTTGGGCACGATAATCTCGGCGGGGGCGAGACGCTCGATTTCGCTTTCGAGTCGGGCGGCTGGGAACTGCGTGGCTGCAAATTGCCCCGTCGAGATGTCGATATAGGCCAGTCCAGACTGTTCCTCCCCTGGGACTACGGCCACCAGGTAGTTGTTAGTTTTGATGTCGAGGAGCCCGGGCTCGATGACCGTGCCTGGGGTGACCAGGCGTACTACTTCGCGGT
This is a stretch of genomic DNA from Dehalogenimonas etheniformans. It encodes these proteins:
- the mutS gene encoding DNA mismatch repair protein MutS produces the protein MTAVTESLTPLRSQYLRIKRRYPEAIVFFRLGDFYETFDSDAELTARELEIVLTAREMGKGVKVPMAGIPYHAVDNYLARLINRGHKVAICEQTARPGDTKGLMDREVVRLVTPGTVIEPGLLDIKTNNYLVAVVPGEEQSGLAYIDISTGQFAATQFPAARLESEIERLAPAEIIVPKGCGYRPSSPVPVSELDSYRFDNATAADLLKEHFGVATLEGYGVGHWPLAVSAAEAIVAYLKETNKDSIAGLSHLSAYSTGEYMALDENTVNNLEIFKNATTGAIAGSLLGVLDSTKSPMGARLLRRWLGQPLLDSKKIIERHMIVEAILSNNAAREEISRWLKPVADIERLANRIRNFAALPRELIALKRSLEAVPELARALRGAPLEGLRSELKEHPDLISLIEKSVEPEPSSAVGEGGVIRSGFSADLDQIKDLATNAKSFIARLEAEERVKTGIKNLKVGYNQVFGYYLEVSQANLAQVPDRFIRKQTLANAERYVTPELKEYEAQILSSKERLAEIESSLYRQILGQIGQSADALLTLADAVARLDVFTSFAATAAANSYVKPEIRDQGPIAITAGRHPVVELCVGPGNFISNDLTLENEGSQVIILTGPNMAGKSTYLKQTAIIVLMAEVGSFVPAARAEIGICDRIFTRIGAREDLASGQSTFMVEMVETAAILSSATRRSLLILDEIGRGTSTYDGLAIARAVVEFIHDRIGARTLFATHYHELVELSEKLPRVRNFNVAVTEDKGNVVFLHRVQPGGVDRSYGIHVAKLAGLPKAIINRANRILLELETARVVPATRKVAGIEEAPQLSFFSRPPKVVDEIKKLDPDSMTPKEALDRLYEIKRMADEN